The Candidatus Sericytochromatia bacterium DNA segment GCCCCAAGCTTCGTCACGGCCGCCTTCATCGCACCAAGGCCTTCAGCATCCCGGGCATCGCCGGCCAGCATCCGCTCACGCTGTACCTGCCGCCGGACTATGACCACGGCGATCGCCGCTACCCGGTGGCCTACGTCTTCGATGGCCAGAACATCTTCCACGACGAGGGCTCCTTCGCCGGCGGCTGGCATCTGAACCACGCCCTCGACCTGCGCGCCACCGCCGAGCGGGAGGTGCCGATCGTGGTGGGCATCCATCATGGGGCCAACCGGGCCGCGGAACTGACGCCCTGGCCGGTCGAAGAGGGGCAGGCCGCCTGGGGCGATGCCTTGCTCGACTGGGTGGTGGGGGACCTGGCCGCCATGATGGCCGAGGACGTGCGCATCCTGGAAGGACCTGAGCACACGGCGATCGGGGGTTCCTCCCTGGGAGGCCTGCTGGCGCTGTATGGCTTCTTCCGGCACAACGACCAGTTCGGCAAGGCCCTGGTGATGTCGCCCTCGCTGTGGGTGGCCGAGGGCAAGGTCTTCGAGCACGTCGCGCGGGCCCGCTGCGGGGGGGATCCGCGCATCTATCTCGATTGCGGGGCGCTGGAGGCCGAGGGCATCGTGATCGAGCACGCCCGCTGGATGCACGACATGTTGCTGCGCAAGGGCTTTGTCGACGGCTATCACGTGATGTGGCGCCCCGACACCCACGGTGCCCACAACGAGCTGCACTGGCGGCGGCGCCTGCCACGGGCGCTGCGTTTCCTGTACGATACCTGATATGCAGCCAGACGCCTCCACCGCCCCCCTCGCGCCAACTTACCGCTGGCGCCGCCGCGCGGTGCAGAAGGTCCGTTTCACCTGGCTGGGCATGGTCTTCGTGCTGTGCATGATGGCCCACCGTTCCCTGACCCAGGCCTTCCCGGCCTGGCCGAACAGCTGGAAGGTGATGGCCTTCCTGCCGCTGGTGGTGCTGCCGATGCTGCTCTTGACCCTGTGGCGCCTGGGCTTGCTGCCGCCGGAGCGCGTGCTGGTCGCGCCGGACGAGGCCGGCGATCCGCGCCTGGCGCGGGGCGATCGCCTGGGCGGCGCCTCATAGCCGCAATTGGCGGCGTACTCGGCTGCCTTGGTCGCGCTGCGAGATGGGAGGCGTCTCGTGCCTTCGCTTGCTGGCTCGTCACGCCCTATCCGTGGTGTTCTGAGGGTTCACCCACCCATTGCTCCACCTCGCCACACGAATGGAAGAGGCTCTTGGCCTCCACCAGCAGGCCAAGCAGATGATTGACTGGAAGGCGGGAGCCCGCTCGGCCCCCGCCTCGTTTCCGTCTCATCAGGCCAGGGCGAGAAGCTCCGGCTGGTCAGGCTGTGACTTTACGGGTTGTTCACGCTGACCCGCAAGGACATGAACAAGTCCAACCCGTTGTCGCCCAAGCTGAGCGTGAGGTCCGTCGGGCTGCTCCAGTTGGTTTTCACGCGCAGGCTTTCATAGCCGTCATCAGACCCCAACCACGAGAGATAATCGTGCATCTGGGTGAAACCATACGCCGCCACGAAGTGCCCCCCCACGTCGTCGTCCCTGAAGCCAATCAACACGGGGCGGTTGTCGCGCAGGCCATACCGGGCGTGCTTGAACATGGCATAGTCGCTGCCATCGCACTTGGCGTTGGTCCCAACCGTGAGGCCACGATTCGTGCGACCCCACTGGCGGCCCTTGTACATATCCGTGTTGTAAGTGGCGCCACCCAGGGCCGCGTCGCACCAGGTTCCCATGTATTCGTTGATCGCCTCGGTCATGCTGCGCGTGTTCGCGTTGTCGACGACAGCCCCGGTGGACGACGTGTTGGTGCTCGGAGCCCCCGCGATGGTATCGCGGCTGCGTTGTTCCCAGTAGCCATACAGTTGGCCCCAAGATGCAGCACCGCAACCCACGGCACAGCCATTGTAAGTATGCTGCCGGTAGTTGGGCATGCCGGTGAGATTTTTGGTTTCGAGGTAGGTGTGCCAGAACAGGTTGAATTTCCTCGCATCGGCCGCAGGGGCATCGTAGAACGCCCACGCCCGCTTGATGAAGTCCCCCTGGCCCGGGCGCTCCATCAGATAGCGCTCGCCCGCTCGAAAGGCTTTGTAGTTGAAACCCCCGACGCTCAAGGCGCTCTGCACCCCGTCGGCGGCATCCTCAAGGGCCCAGGAGAAGGACGAGAAGCGGTAGAACACGGGACTCTTCGGCGTCCGCTTGTGCTCGGTTCGGAACTGCTCCAGCAGGGCCGCTTGGTGCCCTGTACCGATGGTGCTTGATTCGGGCACCGGGATCATGTCGCGGGATGTGTTCACCACGATGTGGCCCGCCGGTCCCTTGCCGTTCGTGACCAGAAATTCGTAACTACCGGGTTCCTTGGTGAAGCCATCCAGCAAGGCGAGTGGGGCCGCATCGCTCAGGCGCGCATCCGAGGTCCAGTAATACTTCCCTCCGTCCACGCGTTCTGAGAGGTATTTCTGCGCCACTGCCCGTGCCCGGCTCAGGTCGACGCGTGCAGCCCCCGGCTTGAAGAGGCGCAGGTCTTTGATCTCGCGCAGTGCGGGTGCTCGGCGTTCCGACTCATCGACATCGCCCAGCTTCCTGGAAAAATCCTCCTCAATCGTCTTGGCGTCTTCCGCAGGCGCGAAGACCGGGTCGAGAATGGCTGCGCCGCCTCCGGGTTTCGAGCCGCCTGGCAGGTAGTCTTCATCGCCGAGGGCCACCGGCGCCACTGGCCGGATCGCGGGGAAGCCGGCCATTCCCTTGACCTTGGCCAGCGACACCTTGCCCACCCGCACCGAAAACGGGCGAGCAGACGACTGAGACAGGCGATAGCTGCCCGTTTTTCCGGTATCCAACTCGAAGCCCGGGGCGTTGTCGACCAGCACCGGGATGATCACGGGGGCATAGCCGCCCGCTGCGATCGTCAGGTTGTATTCTCCGGGCAGCACGCGATCGAGCGTGAACTCCCCTTTTGCATCCGCGAACTGCGCCTCCGTCACGGGCGGATCCAGCTGGGCCACCGCGCCGGTGATCGGGACCCCTGCCTCATCGACCACCTCACCGCTCACCCGGCCGAAG contains these protein-coding regions:
- a CDS encoding alpha/beta hydrolase-fold protein, giving the protein MTRRPKLRHGRLHRTKAFSIPGIAGQHPLTLYLPPDYDHGDRRYPVAYVFDGQNIFHDEGSFAGGWHLNHALDLRATAEREVPIVVGIHHGANRAAELTPWPVEEGQAAWGDALLDWVVGDLAAMMAEDVRILEGPEHTAIGGSSLGGLLALYGFFRHNDQFGKALVMSPSLWVAEGKVFEHVARARCGGDPRIYLDCGALEAEGIVIEHARWMHDMLLRKGFVDGYHVMWRPDTHGAHNELHWRRRLPRALRFLYDT
- a CDS encoding carboxypeptidase-like regulatory domain-containing protein, translated to LRQAGWSRSLLLVLACTLVGCQTTTPPAGSTLPASATSRPAAGMGVIRGQVKVDAGTITAGYRLTQASAAGGRVTARSPGATVEGTVGPDGGYSLEVPGGFDYTLEATVSDGRGGVTRVVSPTPVSVPLAQDPPIVDAASLVTRRTGSIQGLVELKDAKPGETAEGVDVFLSGGTSVVGKAGESGRFALTNVAEGTWNVVVSKPGYKRQVVKGVAVRAGRPAMLDAAVVLERESAAAAGVRGSVQGSTGQAIVGATVSLYPKDRAALGASDAGLDNFTAITDEQGQYEVLNLPAGEYSVQIYRPFYKLVPRRSVTVASGTPQDLGVTKLTSTVTYFGRVSGEVVDEAGVPITGAVAQLDPPVTEAQFADAKGEFTLDRVLPGEYNLTIAAGGYAPVIIPVLVDNAPGFELDTGKTGSYRLSQSSARPFSVRVGKVSLAKVKGMAGFPAIRPVAPVALGDEDYLPGGSKPGGGAAILDPVFAPAEDAKTIEEDFSRKLGDVDESERRAPALREIKDLRLFKPGAARVDLSRARAVAQKYLSERVDGGKYYWTSDARLSDAAPLALLDGFTKEPGSYEFLVTNGKGPAGHIVVNTSRDMIPVPESSTIGTGHQAALLEQFRTEHKRTPKSPVFYRFSSFSWALEDAADGVQSALSVGGFNYKAFRAGERYLMERPGQGDFIKRAWAFYDAPAADARKFNLFWHTYLETKNLTGMPNYRQHTYNGCAVGCGAASWGQLYGYWEQRSRDTIAGAPSTNTSSTGAVVDNANTRSMTEAINEYMGTWCDAALGGATYNTDMYKGRQWGRTNRGLTVGTNAKCDGSDYAMFKHARYGLRDNRPVLIGFRDDDVGGHFVAAYGFTQMHDYLSWLGSDDGYESLRVKTNWSSPTDLTLSLGDNGLDLFMSLRVSVNNP